One Bufo gargarizans isolate SCDJY-AF-19 chromosome 3, ASM1485885v1, whole genome shotgun sequence DNA segment encodes these proteins:
- the LOC122931501 gene encoding uncharacterized protein LOC122931501 produces MLWVTKYTLSPPAIKWDRKKQKANPIVLKHLIPSPKWVIQILKCHYQNFYLEHPKTNKERLHHFLQEAETYQREKGLDLNLFNSEGVDSDKSQAADLDGSQRISVSLLKSILMEREFKINDLTKEIRKVQSENIRLVEEGQHLLSENDRLQREMEAMTFEKERKEQGLFFSLDRCSPLIFQKEISNLKNQISDLQEANESAVFELEKADEEISQQRKDFSKLKAEYVQKLEDSQEEIKMLTEKISDTSSRLLHPENYQEGLQKEIAQLRSECRRVRTQSHQLREENYRLKEDLWDLKMQHGCLLERQHVLSLEGDDWVEKDNVTVPSNRKHLSHGWHSEDQSLYRNNAFKVDGTFSKCKAALSSVNIKEPWESKHEERFTNNTSPFSMDSESTEVLIMASEDTFRKPAQTHILGQEIHELSDEDLCSVKENRNIVLPASPQTTKTFGTSTSKITTSKRQYLPVLPRRPFAPKSVADLNLGDLVKFSRPGGKISKGTIQYKGHLPGREEVYLGVELEGDELAKHDGIFQGTRYFLCKPNKGVFVNFSKVIMAWS; encoded by the exons ATGTTGTGGGTGACGAAATACACTTTAAGTCCTCCTGCCATCAaatgggacagaaaaaaacagaAGGCCAACCCAATTGTCCTGAAACATCTCATTCCATCTCCCAAATGGGTGATTCAAATTCTAAAATGTCACTATCAGAATTTTTACCTAGAACATCCTAAAACCAACAAGGAAAGACTCCACCACTTTCTGCAAGAAGCAGAAACTTATCAGAGGGAAAAAGGGCTAGACCTTAACCTTTTCAATTCTGAAGGAGTGGATTCTGATAAGTCTCAG GCTGCGGACTTGGATGGATCTCAGAGGATCTCTGTATCACTCCTGAAATCAATACTCATGGAGCGGGAGTTTAAAATAAATGACCTCACAAAAGAAATTAGGAAGGTGCAAAGTGAGAATATACGCTTGGTAGAAGAAGGGCAACATCTTCTTTCTGAAAATGACAGACTTCAGCGGGAAATGGAG GCCATGACatttgagaaagaaagaaaggagcAAGGTTTATTCTTTTCATTGGACCGATGTTCCCCACTGATTTTTCAGAAAGAAATCT CGAACCTTAAAAATCAAATTAGTGACCTTCAGGAGGCCAATGAAAGTGCTGTTTTTGAGCTAGAAAAAGCTGATGAGGAGATTTCACAGCAAAGAAAGGACTTTTCAAAACTAAAAGCAGAATATGTTCAAAAGCTTGAGGATTCACAAGAAGAAATAAAGATGCTTACAGAGAAG ATTAGTGACACATCATCCAGATTACTTCACCCTGAAAATTACCAAGAAGGCCTCCAAAAGGAAATTGCCCAACTTAGAAGTGAGTGTAGAAGAGTAAGGACCCAAAGTCACCAGCTGAGAGAGGAAAACTACCGCCTTAAAGAAGATCTATGGGATCTTAAAATGCAGCATGGATGTTTGCTTGAAAGACAACATGTCTTGTCTCTTGAGG GAGATGACTGGGTTGAAAAAGATAATGTAACTGTTCCCTCAAACCGAAAACACCTCTCACATGGATGGCATTCTGAAGACCAGAG TCTTTACAGGAATAATGCTTTTAAAGTTGATGGAACCTTTTCAAAATGCAAAGCAGCCCTGAGTTCTGTGAACATAAAAGAACCCTGGGAAA GTAAACACGAGGAGCGTTTTACAAATAATACTTCACCATTTTCAATGGACAGTGAAAGCACTGAGGTTTTGATCATGGCTTCTGAAGATACCTTTCGTAAACCCGCTCAAACACACATCCTTG GTCAAGAAATACATGAGTTGAGTGATGAAGACTTATGTTCTGTAAAGGAAAACAGGAATATTGTTCTTCCGGCCTCTCCACAGACTACAAAAACATTTGGTACATCCACTAGCAAAATAACTACTAGCAAAAG ACAATATCTACCTGTGTTACCACGTCGCCCATTTGCTCCAAAAAGTGTTGCCGACCTAAATCTTGGAGATCTGGTAAAATTTTCACGTCCAGGTGGCAAAATAAGCAAAGGCACAATCCAATACAAGGGTCACCTTCCAGGAAGAGAGGAGGTGTATCTAGGAGTTGAGCTGGAAGGAGACGAGCTCGCGAAACATGATGGCATTTTCCAGGGAACTCGATATTTCCTTTG CAAACCAAATAAGGGAGTATTTGTCAATTTCAGCAAGGTTATCATGGCCTGGAGTTAA